One part of the Sorangiineae bacterium MSr11954 genome encodes these proteins:
- a CDS encoding sigma 54-interacting transcriptional regulator has protein sequence MSNVPLIVEGETGTGKEVLAESLHDQGPRAREPFTVFDCTAVPPNLVEAALFGHERGAFTGATELRQGVFEQAHGGTLLIDEIGDLELELQAKLLRAIERSEVRRIGGKQWIRVDVRIIAATRRNLDEEVAAGRFRDDLFYRLAVARLELPPLRNRTGDIQLLAGHFWNRLAGTKMPIGDDFLAQLEGYSWPGNVRELQNTVARRVVLGDLIGGEALAPPSSRNLRPVPPIDGGASTQRSTRPSDPGDVIADVIACGLPLPRARERVLEAFERRYVKHLVDKHRGNVARAAAASGVALRYFQVLRARTKRREEGT, from the coding sequence ATGTCGAACGTTCCCTTGATTGTCGAGGGGGAGACGGGAACCGGAAAAGAGGTTCTCGCCGAATCCCTTCACGATCAGGGGCCGCGGGCGCGCGAGCCCTTCACCGTCTTCGACTGTACTGCTGTGCCGCCCAACCTCGTGGAGGCTGCCCTCTTCGGGCATGAGCGGGGCGCATTCACAGGGGCGACGGAGCTTCGACAGGGTGTTTTCGAGCAGGCGCACGGCGGCACGCTCCTCATCGACGAGATCGGCGATTTGGAGCTGGAGCTGCAGGCCAAGCTTCTGCGCGCCATCGAGCGCTCGGAGGTGCGGCGCATCGGAGGCAAACAATGGATCCGGGTGGATGTGCGGATCATCGCCGCCACCCGGCGAAACCTCGATGAAGAGGTCGCGGCCGGCCGGTTCCGGGACGATCTCTTCTATCGTCTGGCGGTGGCCCGGTTGGAGCTACCGCCGCTTCGAAATCGCACGGGCGACATCCAGCTGCTCGCGGGGCATTTCTGGAACCGGCTCGCGGGCACGAAGATGCCCATCGGCGACGATTTTCTCGCGCAGCTCGAAGGTTACTCCTGGCCGGGCAACGTGCGGGAGCTGCAAAACACCGTCGCACGGCGCGTCGTCCTCGGTGATCTGATCGGGGGCGAAGCGCTCGCGCCACCGTCGTCGCGCAACCTTCGCCCCGTGCCGCCGATCGACGGCGGTGCATCGACGCAGCGCTCCACCCGGCCTTCGGATCCGGGTGATGTCATCGCCGATGTCATCGCATGCGGGCTCCCCCTCCCTCGCGCGCGGGAGCGCGTGCTGGAGGCCTTCGAGCGCCGCTATGTCAAGCACCTCGTCGATAAGCACCGCGGCAATGTGGCACGTGCGGCCGCCGCCTCCGGCGTGGCGCTTCGCTACTTTCAGGTCCTGCGCGCCCGTACCAAGCGGCGCGAAGAAGGCACGTAA
- a CDS encoding glycoside hydrolase family 18 protein, which translates to MSHRSNVAARRLSILTALAVSAFGCTGASENEDRSTNASNEPAAGETSTQAGVADVAAGNRVIGYFVEWGVYGRNYHVKNIATSGSASKLTHINYAFGNVTNNRCAIGDAYADYDKFYGADVSVDGKADTWDNGALRGSFNQLKKLKAKFPNIKVLISLGGWTWSSGFSDAALPANRASFVKSCIDLYIKDTRWAGLFDGIDVDWEYPAACGNTCNHRPEDTVNFTALLGEFRKQLNAVRPGLQLTIAAPAGGDKISKIQVGAIHPHLDFINLMTYDFHGAWEKQTNFQSPLYNSAGNPAKALKYTTDEAVSLWLDGGTPSNKLVVGIPFYGRGWTGVPNVNNGLWQTATGAAQGTYEQGIDDYKVLKSKNYPGFYHPDTKAYWVFNGSTLWSYDTPTSIGTKTSYIKSRGLGGAMFWELSGDTTNGELITAISNGLQ; encoded by the coding sequence ATGTCACATCGCTCGAATGTGGCCGCACGGCGGCTTTCCATTCTCACCGCCCTCGCCGTCAGTGCTTTCGGATGCACCGGAGCTTCAGAGAACGAAGACCGATCGACCAACGCTTCGAACGAGCCCGCCGCGGGCGAAACCTCCACCCAAGCTGGAGTCGCCGATGTCGCAGCCGGCAATCGGGTGATCGGATACTTCGTCGAGTGGGGCGTCTACGGTCGCAACTACCACGTGAAGAACATCGCAACGAGCGGCTCGGCGAGCAAGCTGACGCACATCAACTACGCCTTCGGCAATGTGACGAACAACCGCTGCGCGATCGGCGACGCTTATGCCGACTACGATAAATTCTATGGTGCGGATGTCAGCGTCGATGGCAAAGCTGACACCTGGGACAACGGAGCGCTTCGCGGGAGCTTCAATCAGCTGAAGAAGCTCAAGGCGAAGTTCCCGAACATCAAGGTGCTCATCTCGCTCGGCGGCTGGACGTGGTCCTCCGGCTTCTCCGACGCGGCGTTGCCTGCGAACCGTGCGTCCTTCGTCAAGTCGTGCATCGATTTGTACATCAAGGACACGCGCTGGGCCGGGCTGTTCGATGGCATCGATGTCGATTGGGAATATCCGGCGGCCTGCGGAAACACCTGCAATCACCGCCCCGAGGACACGGTGAACTTCACCGCGCTGCTGGGGGAGTTCCGAAAACAACTCAACGCCGTCCGCCCGGGCCTCCAGCTCACCATCGCGGCGCCCGCGGGTGGCGACAAGATCAGCAAGATCCAGGTGGGGGCCATCCACCCGCACCTCGATTTCATCAACCTGATGACCTACGACTTCCACGGCGCGTGGGAGAAGCAGACGAACTTCCAATCGCCGCTGTACAACTCGGCGGGGAACCCCGCGAAGGCGCTCAAGTACACCACCGACGAGGCGGTGTCCTTGTGGCTCGATGGCGGAACACCCTCGAACAAGCTGGTGGTGGGCATCCCGTTCTACGGACGCGGATGGACCGGCGTGCCCAATGTCAACAATGGCTTGTGGCAGACGGCCACCGGCGCCGCCCAAGGCACGTACGAGCAAGGGATCGACGACTACAAGGTGCTCAAGAGCAAGAACTACCCGGGGTTCTATCACCCCGATACGAAGGCCTACTGGGTCTTCAACGGGTCGACCCTCTGGAGCTACGACACGCCCACGTCGATCGGAACGAAGACCTCGTACATCAAGAGCCGCGGGCTCGGCGGCGCGATGTTCTGGGAGCTCAGTGGCGATACGACCAACGGTGAGCTGATCACCGCCATCTCCAACGGGCTGCAATAA
- the tssC gene encoding type VI secretion system contractile sheath large subunit yields MANELENQGAAATTTTTTEGSLLDEILLETKLTPTDDGYDVAKRGIRALIGELLTPGHAVDRVDKAFVDAMISELDSKLSKQIDQILHHPDFQKLESAWRGLKFVVDRTDFRENIKIEVLNVSKEDLITDFEDAPEITKSGLYKIAYTAEYGQFGGKPYGAIFSNYSFGPGPQDVGLLQKVAAVAAMSHAPFFGAAGPGFFGEKSYLNLPNLKDLKSLFEGPQYTKWQSFRESEDARYVGLLLPNFLLRLPYGPTTTPTKAFDYQEDVVGKHNAYLWGNATYALATRIGDSFAKYRWCPNIVGPQAGGTVENLPLHQYEAMGEVQTKIPTEVLISERREFELSEEGFISLVARKDSDNAAFFSANSVQKPKTFGQSPEGKEAELNYRLGTQLPYLFVANRIAHYLKVIQREQIGTAKERGDLESELNAWIKQYVADMDSITPAVRGKRPLRQAEIKVADVEGNAGWYKVSMKIRPHFRYMGAFFTLSLVGKLDKE; encoded by the coding sequence ATGGCAAACGAACTCGAAAACCAAGGCGCCGCAGCGACCACGACCACCACGACCGAAGGCTCGCTGCTCGACGAGATCCTCCTCGAAACGAAGCTCACGCCCACCGACGACGGCTACGACGTGGCCAAGCGCGGCATCCGCGCGCTCATCGGCGAGCTTCTCACCCCGGGCCACGCGGTGGATCGGGTCGACAAGGCCTTCGTCGACGCGATGATCTCCGAGCTCGACTCGAAGCTCTCCAAGCAAATCGATCAAATCCTGCACCACCCCGATTTTCAAAAGCTGGAATCGGCCTGGCGCGGATTGAAGTTCGTGGTCGACCGGACCGACTTCCGCGAGAACATCAAAATCGAAGTGCTCAACGTCTCCAAAGAAGACTTGATCACCGATTTCGAGGACGCGCCCGAGATCACCAAGAGCGGCCTTTACAAGATCGCGTACACCGCGGAGTACGGGCAGTTCGGCGGCAAGCCGTACGGCGCCATCTTCTCGAATTACAGCTTTGGCCCCGGCCCGCAAGACGTGGGGCTCCTGCAGAAGGTCGCGGCGGTGGCCGCCATGTCCCACGCGCCCTTCTTCGGCGCGGCCGGACCGGGCTTCTTCGGCGAAAAGAGCTACCTCAATTTGCCGAACTTGAAGGATCTGAAGTCGCTCTTCGAGGGGCCGCAGTACACCAAGTGGCAGTCGTTCCGCGAGTCGGAGGACGCGCGCTACGTCGGTCTGCTGCTCCCGAACTTCCTCCTCCGTCTTCCGTATGGCCCCACCACCACGCCCACCAAGGCGTTCGACTACCAAGAAGACGTGGTGGGCAAACACAACGCGTACCTCTGGGGCAACGCCACCTACGCGCTGGCGACGCGCATCGGCGATAGCTTTGCGAAGTACCGCTGGTGCCCGAACATCGTGGGCCCGCAGGCCGGCGGCACCGTCGAGAACCTCCCGCTCCATCAATACGAAGCGATGGGCGAGGTGCAGACCAAGATCCCGACCGAGGTGCTCATCAGCGAGCGCCGCGAGTTCGAGCTGAGCGAAGAGGGCTTCATCTCCCTGGTCGCGCGCAAGGACAGCGACAACGCGGCGTTCTTCTCCGCCAACAGCGTGCAGAAGCCGAAGACCTTCGGGCAATCGCCGGAAGGAAAAGAGGCGGAGCTCAACTACCGCTTGGGCACGCAGCTCCCGTATCTGTTCGTGGCCAATCGCATTGCGCATTATTTGAAGGTCATTCAGCGCGAGCAAATCGGCACCGCCAAGGAGCGCGGCGATCTCGAGTCCGAGCTGAACGCATGGATCAAGCAATACGTGGCCGATATGGACTCGATCACCCCGGCCGTGCGCGGCAAGCGGCCGCTCCGTCAGGCCGAAATCAAGGTGGCCGATGTCGAGGGCAATGCCGGTTGGTACAAAGTCAGCATGAAGATTCGTCCCCATTTCCGCTACATGGGCGCGTTCTTTACGCTGTCGCTCGTCGGTAAGCTGGACAAAGAGTAG
- the tssB gene encoding type VI secretion system contractile sheath small subunit: protein MAKEGSVAPQERVNITYKPSTGDAQAEVELPLKSLFIGDYTGRADERPLEDRKPINIDKDNFQSVLAEHNLQLSMNVPNTLVEGGEPKELAVNLQFKRLSDFGPEAVAERVPELRQLLELRRALTALKGPLGNVPAFRKKIQSLIADVSAREKLLGEVGLGGKGEG, encoded by the coding sequence ATGGCCAAAGAGGGAAGCGTCGCTCCGCAGGAGCGCGTCAACATTACGTACAAGCCCTCGACGGGGGACGCACAGGCGGAGGTCGAGCTCCCGCTGAAGAGTCTATTCATTGGCGATTACACGGGCCGCGCCGACGAACGACCGCTCGAGGACCGAAAGCCCATCAACATCGACAAGGACAATTTCCAGAGCGTGCTCGCCGAGCACAATCTGCAGCTCTCGATGAACGTGCCCAACACCTTGGTCGAAGGGGGCGAGCCCAAGGAGCTGGCGGTCAACCTGCAGTTCAAACGCCTGAGCGACTTCGGACCGGAGGCCGTCGCCGAGCGCGTTCCGGAGCTGCGCCAGCTCCTCGAGCTGCGCCGCGCCCTCACCGCCCTTAAAGGGCCGCTGGGCAACGTACCGGCGTTTCGCAAAAAGATTCAATCGCTCATCGCGGACGTGAGCGCGCGCGAAAAGCTGCTCGGTGAAGTTGGCCTCGGCGGGAAGGGGGAGGGCTGA
- the tssA gene encoding type VI secretion system protein TssA gives MSMTTFDEEIRARIAPLANPLAGAAPAGSDLSYDAEFERVSAEIEKLSNLTGGNVDWMLVVEDSTRILSERSKDFRLVGWLTVAKAQREGWRGVAEGLFVMQAMVDGFWDTMFPPTKRARARAGVLTWLWESLEKMLAVRAVSAADADAIKALETLVSDLDARLGERLGDLNPGVGRFRSVVREKVRALPAPAPPAPPPPATAPKAEAPPPATNGTNGSAAASAVTAVASPVAVVAPQAAVVAPQVAIIAPPPPVPEAPPLVADVGGSLEELHEKAGPWQEGLLALARAARATAPADPWGYRLLRASIWLTIDAPPDLDTGRRTYIRAPDEASTLADLVDASDWQGLVTASEELFAQYTFWLDLHRFTALGLERLQRTAARDTVVRELVALLARLPGVEELEFRGGMPFASAETRAWLERERARFSPLHAGGTAGAGAGAGASSAGGGAAMAAAVTEALGAARDGTDASMAKLLRAAERADVRSRFVGRLEVAKIALDKERHALALDVAELLLPEVTDTLEAWEPALAAEALASCLSAIQKTSNDEQGPVDGRINLLFRRLLKLDPEAALRLRGT, from the coding sequence ATGTCCATGACCACCTTCGACGAAGAGATCCGCGCGCGCATCGCGCCGCTCGCGAATCCGCTGGCCGGCGCCGCGCCGGCCGGGAGCGATTTGTCCTACGACGCCGAGTTCGAGCGGGTCTCCGCCGAGATCGAGAAGCTGTCGAACCTCACGGGCGGCAATGTCGATTGGATGCTCGTCGTCGAGGACTCGACCCGCATTCTCTCCGAGCGAAGCAAAGATTTTCGCCTGGTGGGGTGGCTCACGGTCGCCAAGGCGCAGCGCGAAGGCTGGCGCGGCGTGGCCGAGGGGCTGTTCGTCATGCAGGCCATGGTGGATGGCTTCTGGGACACCATGTTCCCGCCCACCAAGCGCGCCCGCGCGCGCGCCGGCGTGCTCACATGGCTGTGGGAGTCGCTCGAGAAGATGCTCGCCGTGCGCGCCGTCTCGGCGGCCGACGCAGACGCCATCAAGGCGCTGGAGACGCTCGTGTCGGATCTCGATGCGCGCCTCGGCGAGCGCCTCGGCGACTTGAACCCCGGCGTCGGGCGCTTTCGCAGCGTGGTCCGCGAAAAGGTGCGCGCGCTCCCTGCGCCCGCGCCGCCTGCTCCTCCGCCTCCCGCGACGGCGCCGAAGGCGGAGGCGCCGCCGCCCGCCACGAACGGTACCAATGGGAGCGCCGCTGCGTCGGCCGTGACCGCGGTTGCATCCCCCGTCGCCGTCGTCGCGCCGCAGGCGGCCGTCGTGGCCCCACAGGTGGCCATCATCGCCCCGCCGCCCCCGGTGCCCGAGGCTCCGCCGCTCGTCGCCGACGTCGGTGGCTCCTTGGAGGAGCTTCACGAAAAGGCAGGACCTTGGCAAGAGGGGTTGCTCGCGCTCGCGCGCGCCGCGCGTGCCACGGCGCCGGCGGATCCGTGGGGTTACCGGCTGCTGCGCGCGTCCATCTGGCTCACGATCGACGCCCCGCCCGACTTGGACACGGGCCGCCGCACGTACATCCGCGCGCCGGACGAAGCGTCGACTCTGGCCGATCTGGTGGACGCCTCCGACTGGCAGGGCCTCGTTACCGCGTCGGAAGAACTGTTTGCACAATACACGTTTTGGCTCGATCTGCACCGCTTCACCGCGCTGGGGTTGGAGCGCCTGCAGCGCACCGCCGCGCGCGACACCGTGGTGCGCGAGCTCGTGGCGCTCCTCGCGCGGTTGCCGGGGGTCGAAGAGCTCGAGTTCCGCGGCGGGATGCCCTTCGCGTCCGCCGAGACCCGCGCGTGGCTCGAACGCGAGCGCGCGCGTTTCTCGCCCCTTCATGCGGGTGGAACCGCCGGCGCAGGTGCAGGCGCAGGCGCTTCGAGCGCAGGTGGCGGCGCCGCGATGGCCGCCGCCGTCACGGAAGCGCTGGGGGCGGCGCGCGATGGAACGGACGCCTCGATGGCCAAATTGCTACGGGCGGCGGAGCGCGCCGATGTGCGAAGCCGGTTTGTCGGCCGGCTGGAGGTGGCAAAAATCGCGCTCGACAAAGAACGTCATGCGCTCGCGCTGGATGTCGCGGAGCTTCTTTTGCCCGAGGTGACCGATACCCTCGAAGCGTGGGAGCCAGCGTTGGCGGCCGAGGCGCTGGCCAGTTGTTTGAGCGCCATCCAAAAAACGAGCAACGACGAACAAGGCCCGGTCGATGGAAGGATTAACCTACTGTTTCGTCGACTCTTGAAGCTGGATCCGGAGGCCGCGCTGCGGTTGCGCGGTACGTAA
- the tssK gene encoding type VI secretion system baseplate subunit TssK, with protein sequence MKPRKPLWTKGLFLAQHHLQAQDRYHERLLAARLESMLPYAWGVVDLEIDEAALRAGQLRVARLEAILQDGTPLVVADQQVDDVLPARPIEGFTGKNLTVYVALAREDGSSAAVDFSGDPAATNRYIAAEARELDTSTAKEERPVAWVRHNARILYGAEPLDRFDVIPIAELVRSAAGAVVLRDTFVPPILRVGASRYVADGFRRVLGAMIAKQQSLSQSRRLRSASVVDFQAADAAKFWLLHTLNQAIPSIAEIVDKPATPPREAHQALAQLLGMLGTFDATADPMTIPKYNHLGLGETFEPMFNQALKLLDTVIAERYVTVPLKVHDRGLYTGEFRDPAALPYDYFLAVSGTGNISEPQIREHVPRLAKIASTGRIESLMHSAVSGARIAHEYRVPAALPVKPGVLFFRIEKASDYWREILTTGGVAIYLPIDPSTVQLSLYGTEAQTLQ encoded by the coding sequence ATGAAGCCGCGTAAGCCGCTCTGGACCAAAGGACTTTTTCTCGCGCAACATCACCTGCAAGCGCAGGACCGCTACCATGAGCGGCTCCTCGCCGCGCGGCTCGAATCGATGTTGCCTTACGCGTGGGGCGTGGTCGATCTCGAGATCGACGAAGCTGCGCTTCGTGCAGGCCAGCTTCGCGTCGCCCGCCTCGAGGCGATTCTGCAGGATGGAACACCGCTGGTGGTGGCCGATCAGCAGGTGGACGACGTGCTCCCCGCGCGCCCCATCGAAGGCTTCACCGGAAAGAACCTCACCGTCTATGTCGCGCTGGCGCGCGAAGATGGCTCGAGCGCCGCCGTCGACTTCAGCGGCGATCCGGCGGCCACCAACCGCTACATCGCGGCCGAGGCGCGCGAGCTCGACACCTCCACCGCCAAGGAGGAGCGACCGGTCGCCTGGGTGCGGCACAATGCACGCATCCTCTATGGTGCCGAGCCCCTCGATCGGTTCGACGTCATCCCGATCGCCGAGTTGGTGCGCTCCGCCGCCGGCGCGGTGGTCCTGCGCGATACGTTCGTTCCACCGATCCTGAGGGTCGGCGCCTCGCGCTATGTGGCCGATGGCTTTCGCCGCGTGCTGGGGGCGATGATCGCCAAGCAACAGAGCCTCTCGCAGAGCCGCCGCCTGCGCTCGGCGTCGGTGGTCGATTTCCAAGCGGCCGACGCCGCGAAGTTCTGGCTGCTGCACACGCTCAACCAGGCCATCCCATCCATCGCCGAGATCGTCGACAAGCCGGCCACGCCGCCGCGCGAGGCGCATCAGGCGCTGGCGCAGCTCCTGGGCATGCTCGGCACCTTCGACGCGACCGCCGATCCGATGACCATCCCCAAGTACAACCACCTCGGCCTGGGCGAAACGTTCGAGCCGATGTTCAACCAAGCCTTGAAGCTGCTCGATACGGTCATCGCCGAGCGCTATGTCACCGTGCCGCTCAAGGTTCACGATCGCGGGCTCTACACGGGCGAGTTCCGCGATCCGGCCGCCTTGCCGTACGACTACTTCCTGGCGGTGAGCGGCACCGGGAACATCTCGGAGCCCCAGATCCGCGAGCACGTCCCGAGGCTCGCCAAGATCGCGTCCACCGGGCGCATCGAGTCGCTCATGCACTCGGCGGTCTCGGGGGCCCGCATCGCCCACGAGTACCGGGTGCCGGCGGCGCTCCCCGTCAAGCCGGGGGTCCTCTTCTTTCGCATCGAAAAGGCGAGCGACTACTGGCGCGAAATCCTGACCACCGGCGGCGTGGCCATCTACCTCCCCATCGATCCCAGCACCGTGCAGCTCTCCCTCTACGGCACCGAGGCGCAGACGCTGCAATGA
- the tagF gene encoding type VI secretion system-associated protein TagF, whose translation MQGGCFIGAIGKVPQYAEFVRLRPHGELASSFEAWLANGLEWGHMRHGDEWRAKFEVGAPYAFVWTNRAQPDMALCGIITPSRDAVGRSYPITVFAGVPVALFGDSAHTIPLAFGDFFDQAYQIVHPTMPPSAPFDQSLAWLQVPGYETVAAAASEYNAWCAGSAPEQAWLPLFSEGARAAERALSMLALTIEPFRGFERPMTKLGARLSLGSGGAGAAVLWLDVIRRLGRWRNTVPTSFWSMQTGSLIVHFGDVPQTTLAELWMPDPDNESLVPVDGANSSAAPTHVSQLSHPSQLSHPSHISHVSHPSHISHVSQVLSAGHTSFADVLHALASS comes from the coding sequence GTGCAAGGCGGCTGTTTCATCGGGGCGATCGGCAAGGTTCCGCAGTATGCGGAGTTCGTCCGGCTTCGTCCTCACGGGGAGCTCGCATCGAGCTTCGAAGCATGGCTCGCGAACGGGCTCGAATGGGGTCATATGCGCCATGGCGACGAATGGCGCGCGAAGTTCGAAGTGGGCGCGCCGTACGCCTTCGTATGGACGAACAGGGCGCAGCCCGATATGGCCCTTTGCGGGATCATCACCCCCAGCCGCGACGCCGTTGGAAGGAGCTACCCCATCACCGTCTTTGCCGGGGTGCCCGTGGCGCTCTTCGGCGATTCGGCCCACACGATCCCGCTCGCGTTCGGCGACTTCTTCGATCAGGCCTACCAGATCGTGCACCCCACGATGCCACCCTCGGCGCCATTCGATCAGTCGCTCGCCTGGCTGCAGGTCCCCGGCTACGAAACGGTGGCCGCCGCCGCGTCGGAGTACAATGCCTGGTGTGCGGGCAGCGCGCCGGAGCAAGCGTGGCTGCCGCTGTTCTCCGAGGGAGCCCGCGCCGCGGAGCGCGCGCTTTCCATGCTGGCGCTCACCATCGAGCCCTTTCGCGGGTTCGAGCGCCCGATGACCAAGTTGGGTGCGCGCTTGTCGCTTGGCTCGGGTGGGGCAGGGGCGGCGGTGCTGTGGCTCGATGTGATCCGGCGGCTCGGGCGCTGGAGGAACACCGTGCCCACTTCCTTTTGGTCGATGCAAACCGGTTCGCTGATTGTGCACTTCGGAGATGTGCCGCAAACAACTTTGGCGGAGCTATGGATGCCGGATCCGGACAACGAATCGTTGGTACCGGTCGATGGAGCCAATAGCTCAGCAGCACCAACGCATGTTTCGCAACTCTCGCACCCTTCGCAACTCTCGCACCCTTCACATATCTCGCATGTTTCGCACCCTTCACATATTTCGCATGTTTCGCAGGTCCTGAGCGCGGGGCATACTAGCTTTGCGGATGTGCTGCATGCATTGGCCTCGTCGTGA